One genomic region from Evansella sp. LMS18 encodes:
- the kynB gene encoding arylformamidase, with product MPGENTKKAAGGWIDISIPLKDNTAHWPGDTPFSYEVSATKEQTGSVNIGKITMSTHLGTHIDAPFHFLNDGEKVSGLDLDVYIGQCRVVDASRFTVLSRETLSSLPVEGTERLLIKTSVPNNYEQFPEKIPYITKDGADYLGESGIRLAGLDVPSVDPLDSKELEAHHQLYKNGIYILENIMLDTVPPGDYELIALPLAIEEGDGSPVRAVIRPV from the coding sequence ATGCCTGGAGAAAACACGAAAAAAGCAGCCGGGGGCTGGATTGATATTTCTATTCCTTTAAAGGATAATACAGCCCACTGGCCTGGCGACACACCATTTTCTTATGAAGTCTCTGCCACAAAAGAACAAACTGGATCTGTGAACATTGGAAAAATTACTATGAGCACACATCTGGGTACTCATATAGATGCTCCGTTTCATTTTTTAAATGATGGGGAGAAAGTTTCAGGTCTTGATCTTGACGTATATATTGGACAGTGCAGGGTTGTGGATGCTTCCAGGTTTACTGTGTTAAGCCGGGAGACGTTAAGCAGCCTTCCTGTGGAGGGAACGGAAAGACTCCTTATCAAGACTAGTGTTCCTAACAATTATGAACAATTTCCGGAGAAGATTCCTTATATCACGAAAGATGGGGCTGATTATCTCGGGGAATCCGGTATCAGGCTGGCAGGACTCGATGTGCCTTCCGTGGATCCTTTGGACAGTAAAGAACTGGAAGCGCATCATCAGCTGTATAAGAATGGCATTTATATTCTGGAAAATATCATGCTTGATACAGTTCCGCCAGGGGATTATGAACTGATCGCACTGCCGCTCGCTATTGAGGAAGGTGACGGCAGCCCTGTACGGGCGGTAATCAGACCGGTGTAA
- the kynA gene encoding tryptophan 2,3-dioxygenase has translation MEERKKSKAADTEAQIHTDFSKDMTYGEYLQLDQILSAQKRLSDHHDEMLFIVIHQVSELWMKLILHELKAAIASIEEDDFQTAFKTLARVSKTQTQIIQAWDVLSTLTPAEYLEFRDALGQASGFQSFQYRMIEFALGYKTEHALKIYEKDPELHSQLEEAYHAPGLYDAAIKALIRKGFPVNESVIKRDYTEQYESDESVKAAWAAIYRNTDKYWDLYELAEKLVDIEDWLQQWRFRHMKTVERIIGFKQGTGGSSGVNYLKRVLDHRFFPELWDIRTEL, from the coding sequence ATGGAAGAGCGGAAAAAGTCTAAAGCAGCTGATACTGAAGCACAGATTCATACTGACTTCTCGAAAGACATGACATACGGTGAGTACCTTCAGCTTGATCAAATTCTCTCCGCACAAAAACGGCTCTCAGACCACCATGATGAAATGCTGTTTATTGTCATTCACCAGGTAAGTGAACTATGGATGAAACTGATTCTTCACGAGCTGAAAGCGGCTATAGCATCTATTGAAGAAGACGATTTTCAGACAGCTTTTAAAACATTGGCAAGAGTTTCAAAAACACAGACGCAAATCATCCAGGCATGGGATGTCCTTTCCACACTTACACCAGCGGAATATCTGGAGTTCAGAGACGCTCTTGGGCAGGCTTCAGGGTTTCAGTCATTCCAATACAGAATGATTGAGTTCGCCCTTGGATATAAAACAGAGCATGCACTAAAAATATATGAAAAAGATCCGGAACTCCACAGCCAGCTGGAAGAGGCATATCATGCACCAGGGTTGTACGATGCAGCTATAAAAGCATTGATAAGAAAAGGTTTTCCAGTCAATGAAAGTGTAATCAAGCGGGATTATACAGAGCAGTATGAATCAGACGAGTCCGTAAAAGCGGCCTGGGCGGCGATTTACAGAAATACTGATAAATACTGGGATTTATATGAACTTGCAGAAAAGCTTGTAGATATCGAGGACTGGCTGCAGCAGTGGCGTTTCAGGCACATGAAAACAGTAGAAAGAATAATAGGTTTTAAACAAGGAACCGGCGGCTCTTCCGGCGTGAATTATCTGAAGCGTGTACTAGACCACAGGTTCTTCCCTGAATTATGGGATATCAGAACGGAACTCTAA
- a CDS encoding Zn-dependent hydrolase, translating into MDTIKDFQDNFLNDLLEDFDGELNHSGVNGKRVAERLAALAGIGLNEHGGSSRMGFSPEERQAKELVKTWMQQAGLAVYEDGAGNVIGRVSGKNDGEAAVMSGSHVDTVPNGGHFDGTLGVIAALEVAEAWKGTGFKPEKAFEAVIFSEEEGSRFNSGLLGSAAMFGETDRKRQINLTDNQGNSFKEVLEKDGLHVDRFFESKRNPRDIAAFLEVHIEQGKQLERENLPAGIVTGIAGPCWLELTFTGEAGHAGNTPMGDRSDALAAAGEFVSELEKLPLGISDSAVATVGRLHVEPNGINVIPGRVQLTVDIRDIYPETRDRLVNEVSKLAETIADKRGINLYQNENIRIMPVPVSGSMQEKVKEAVESTGITPYFLPSGAGHDAMIAGRYVPAAMIFVRSREGISHNPKEWSTLDDCVKAVHVLKNLAEKLCTNS; encoded by the coding sequence ATGGATACAATTAAAGATTTTCAGGATAATTTTCTGAATGATTTGTTAGAAGACTTCGATGGAGAACTTAATCACTCAGGGGTTAATGGAAAAAGAGTTGCGGAAAGGCTCGCAGCACTTGCCGGGATTGGTCTGAATGAGCATGGCGGCTCAAGCAGGATGGGGTTCTCACCAGAAGAGCGACAGGCAAAAGAATTAGTGAAAACATGGATGCAGCAGGCTGGCCTTGCAGTCTATGAAGACGGCGCGGGAAATGTTATCGGTAGAGTATCCGGAAAGAATGACGGAGAAGCAGCAGTAATGAGCGGCTCACATGTTGACACAGTCCCAAACGGCGGCCATTTTGACGGAACACTTGGTGTAATTGCTGCGCTGGAAGTAGCTGAAGCCTGGAAAGGTACAGGGTTTAAGCCGGAAAAGGCATTCGAGGCAGTCATCTTTTCAGAAGAAGAGGGATCCCGGTTTAACAGCGGGTTGCTTGGGAGCGCAGCAATGTTCGGGGAGACGGACAGAAAAAGGCAGATTAACCTCACTGACAATCAAGGCAATTCATTTAAGGAGGTACTTGAAAAAGACGGTCTTCACGTTGACCGTTTCTTCGAATCAAAGCGTAACCCTCGTGATATCGCTGCCTTTCTGGAAGTACATATTGAGCAGGGGAAACAGCTTGAAAGAGAAAACCTTCCAGCTGGAATAGTAACTGGTATCGCGGGTCCTTGCTGGCTGGAGCTGACTTTTACAGGGGAAGCCGGCCATGCAGGGAACACACCTATGGGTGACAGGTCTGACGCGCTGGCTGCTGCCGGTGAGTTTGTCAGTGAGCTTGAAAAGCTCCCTTTGGGAATAAGTGATTCTGCTGTCGCTACTGTAGGGCGCCTTCATGTGGAACCAAATGGGATCAACGTCATTCCAGGCAGAGTACAGCTAACAGTTGATATAAGAGATATCTATCCGGAAACGAGGGACCGTCTCGTTAATGAGGTGAGTAAGCTTGCGGAAACCATTGCCGACAAACGGGGGATTAATCTGTATCAAAACGAGAATATCAGAATTATGCCAGTGCCTGTCAGTGGATCGATGCAGGAAAAAGTGAAGGAAGCTGTTGAGTCAACAGGGATAACACCTTATTTTCTTCCAAGTGGAGCAGGACATGATGCCATGATAGCGGGACGCTATGTACCTGCAGCAATGATTTTCGTAAGGAGCAGGGAAGGGATCAGCCATAACCCGAAAGAATGGTCCACGCTGGATGATTGTGTGAAGGCGGTCCATGTGCTGAAAAATCTTGCTGAGAAGTTGTGCACCAATTCTTGA
- a CDS encoding L-2-amino-thiazoline-4-carboxylic acid hydrolase, with protein sequence MEKTRKQADSLRPVTMYEITEKLYRQLKSVFGEYFDTAGEELLQEGLKELHNDQIKSLSTTNSPDVHATSQDAAGYLFTEEILQKSEKIKRSFKKYESMLVSIGKEPLNMYSLMAKMFAYISRAASIKFGKEGEEAAMEAVRRFGEERGRDIARRAAAVGEPNGIDNYLTNYDMGRSELFTFDTDFHSGEIEQTFTKCAFADQWKKDGMEEYGILYCHMIDPAVAAGYNPKFEVVHDKYILKENEGVCHFRFQMKESHEGSDGK encoded by the coding sequence GTGGAAAAAACGCGAAAACAGGCTGACAGTTTACGGCCTGTCACTATGTACGAAATAACTGAAAAATTATACAGGCAGTTAAAAAGTGTTTTTGGAGAATATTTTGATACTGCAGGGGAAGAGTTGCTGCAGGAAGGGTTAAAAGAGCTGCACAATGACCAGATAAAGTCGCTGAGCACAACTAATTCACCCGATGTCCACGCGACTTCTCAAGATGCAGCGGGTTATTTGTTTACGGAAGAGATTTTACAGAAAAGTGAAAAAATTAAACGGTCGTTTAAAAAATATGAAAGTATGCTGGTCAGCATCGGGAAAGAGCCGTTAAATATGTATTCCTTGATGGCTAAAATGTTTGCTTATATCTCCAGAGCAGCCTCCATAAAGTTCGGTAAGGAAGGGGAGGAAGCCGCCATGGAAGCGGTGCGCCGTTTTGGGGAAGAGAGGGGAAGGGACATTGCCAGGAGAGCAGCAGCTGTTGGGGAACCGAATGGCATAGATAATTATCTAACTAATTATGATATGGGAAGAAGTGAACTGTTTACCTTTGACACTGATTTCCATTCAGGAGAGATTGAACAGACTTTTACTAAATGTGCATTTGCAGATCAATGGAAAAAAGATGGGATGGAGGAGTACGGCATTCTTTATTGCCATATGATTGATCCGGCAGTAGCTGCAGGCTATAACCCTAAATTCGAAGTAGTCCACGATAAATATATTTTGAAAGAAAACGAGGGAGTCTGCCATTTTCGTTTTCAGATGAAAGAAAGTCATGAAGGCAGCGACGGGAAATAA
- a CDS encoding TIGR02206 family membrane protein: protein MLEQFFHPQTFREDAIFLSTPHIIILAIFFSSVILLYLNRNKQCISSVRWILLLIIILSEISLHIWSLATGQWSIQNYLPLHLSNLSIYLCAYMLWRNSYKVFEVLYFFGIGGVMQALLTPDLFYTFPHYRFFHFFLAHMAVILGILYMVWVKKYTVTIKSAIKSYAVINVIAFFVFWVNQLIGSNYMFLAEKPSGPSLLDYLGPFPWYIFQLQLIAAGVYLILYLPFYFKNRKAW from the coding sequence ATGCTGGAGCAATTTTTCCATCCACAAACATTCAGAGAAGATGCTATTTTCCTTTCCACGCCGCACATCATAATTCTGGCTATCTTCTTCAGCTCCGTAATATTGCTGTACCTTAACAGAAATAAACAGTGTATATCCTCTGTCCGCTGGATTTTGCTGCTTATTATCATCCTTTCCGAAATAAGTCTGCATATTTGGAGTTTGGCAACAGGACAGTGGAGTATTCAGAACTATCTCCCCCTCCACCTCTCCAATCTCAGCATATATTTATGTGCCTATATGCTATGGAGAAATTCCTATAAAGTCTTTGAAGTGCTGTATTTTTTCGGTATTGGAGGCGTCATGCAGGCATTATTGACTCCTGACTTATTTTACACGTTCCCTCATTATCGTTTTTTTCATTTTTTTCTTGCTCATATGGCTGTAATTCTTGGAATTCTATACATGGTCTGGGTAAAAAAATACACGGTTACAATTAAATCGGCCATTAAATCTTATGCCGTTATAAACGTGATTGCCTTCTTCGTTTTCTGGGTAAACCAGCTGATCGGTTCCAATTATATGTTCCTTGCTGAAAAACCGAGCGGTCCCAGTCTCCTTGATTACCTTGGCCCTTTTCCCTGGTATATATTTCAACTGCAGCTGATCGCTGCTGGAGTATACCTGATTCTATATTTACCTTTCTATTTTAAAAATCGAAAGGCTTGGTAA
- a CDS encoding gas vesicle protein GvpG: MIFKLFTWPIDTVRFVGEKVYEEAEKELYDLEAIQRKLVNLQLQYEMNEISEEEFQAKEDELVERYEIAKQRELDSLTDQ, from the coding sequence ATGATCTTTAAATTGTTTACCTGGCCGATCGATACAGTCAGATTTGTAGGGGAAAAAGTTTATGAAGAAGCTGAAAAGGAACTGTATGACCTCGAAGCAATTCAAAGAAAACTAGTTAACCTGCAGCTTCAGTATGAGATGAATGAAATCAGCGAAGAAGAGTTCCAGGCAAAAGAAGATGAGCTCGTAGAACGGTATGAAATAGCAAAACAGCGTGAGCTTGACAGTTTAACAGACCAGTAA
- a CDS encoding GvpL/GvpF family gas vesicle protein, which produces MNNDESLGCYLFCVYQDEQDTEYGEVTMSGVPSKVRTISHNGLSMVAADLPVKIYAPKKDDLLAHQEVINQVMKEHSVIPMSYGTVLSSEEDVKLLMEKIEPQLKETFPKIENKIEVGLKVIAKKDWLTERVHKDPKLNKMNQVSAKDSYYRQIEAGEKAKDFIYALREEYETKLASPLEKLSVSTKLNEPVSERMLMNASFLIEKSMEDEFDKKVNELYEEMNDQVEFNYSGPWPAYNFIELKFKAEGAV; this is translated from the coding sequence ATGAATAACGATGAAAGCCTTGGATGTTATTTATTTTGTGTTTACCAGGATGAACAAGATACTGAATATGGTGAAGTAACTATGTCAGGTGTTCCCAGTAAAGTAAGAACTATTTCCCATAACGGATTAAGCATGGTTGCGGCAGACCTTCCGGTTAAGATATACGCGCCTAAAAAAGACGACCTTCTCGCACACCAGGAAGTTATAAACCAGGTCATGAAGGAACATTCTGTTATCCCAATGAGCTACGGAACCGTCCTCTCATCTGAAGAAGATGTGAAGCTTCTCATGGAAAAAATTGAACCTCAGCTGAAGGAAACCTTTCCAAAAATCGAGAATAAGATAGAAGTAGGGTTAAAAGTTATTGCTAAAAAGGACTGGCTCACTGAGCGCGTACATAAGGATCCAAAGCTCAATAAAATGAATCAGGTATCTGCAAAGGATTCCTATTACCGCCAGATTGAGGCCGGTGAGAAAGCAAAAGACTTTATATACGCACTAAGGGAAGAATATGAGACTAAGCTTGCTTCTCCACTTGAAAAGTTAAGTGTCAGTACGAAACTGAATGAGCCAGTCAGCGAAAGAATGCTGATGAATGCCTCCTTTTTGATTGAAAAATCAATGGAAGATGAATTTGATAAGAAGGTAAATGAACTATACGAAGAGATGAACGATCAGGTCGAATTTAATTATTCCGGACCATGGCCTGCCTATAACTTTATTGAATTAAAATTTAAAGCGGAGGGTGCTGTATGA
- the gvpN gene encoding gas vesicle protein GvpN encodes MATKISSTKKSPEKIIFTDELERMKKRSLVYLHSGYHLHFTGPSGIGKTSLALNIANEFDQPVMFMNGRQDLSPFDLLGGFSGYKSSKTVDNFVRTVYKQAEEFMPRSVPGRLTEAVKNGYIVVYDEFTRSTPEINNLFLSILEEGILPIYGTDEKVNYLHVHEDFKIIFTSNPEEYAGVFPSQDALVDRMITLHMDYPDTDTEARLISEITDISLEAAEKIAHLTAAVRKKCQDKSGQSPSLRASLTLARISRDYDIEADESDEDFIALATDVLGPFLYRSLKNERFEKIRRLIIQEVKKI; translated from the coding sequence ATGGCAACGAAGATCAGCAGCACGAAAAAGTCTCCGGAAAAAATTATTTTTACAGATGAGCTTGAAAGAATGAAAAAACGCAGTCTCGTTTATCTGCATAGTGGCTATCACCTCCATTTTACCGGGCCAAGCGGTATTGGAAAAACTTCACTTGCCTTAAACATAGCGAACGAATTCGATCAGCCCGTCATGTTCATGAATGGACGCCAGGATTTGTCTCCATTTGATCTGCTGGGAGGCTTTTCAGGTTACAAAAGCAGTAAGACAGTAGATAACTTTGTCCGAACAGTATACAAACAAGCAGAAGAGTTTATGCCCCGCTCTGTTCCCGGACGACTGACAGAAGCAGTTAAAAACGGGTATATAGTCGTGTATGATGAATTCACCCGTTCCACACCGGAAATTAACAATCTGTTTTTATCTATTTTAGAAGAGGGCATTCTGCCAATCTACGGAACAGATGAAAAGGTAAACTACCTGCATGTGCACGAGGATTTCAAGATTATTTTCACGAGTAATCCGGAAGAATATGCTGGTGTTTTCCCTTCCCAGGATGCTTTAGTGGATCGGATGATCACCTTGCACATGGATTACCCCGATACAGATACAGAGGCACGGCTCATCTCAGAAATCACTGATATTTCTTTAGAAGCTGCGGAAAAAATCGCACACTTAACTGCTGCAGTCCGAAAAAAATGCCAGGATAAAAGCGGCCAGAGCCCAAGTTTAAGAGCTTCCCTTACGCTGGCGCGCATCAGCAGGGATTACGATATAGAAGCAGACGAATCTGATGAGGACTTTATCGCTTTAGCCACAGACGTTCTCGGACCGTTTCTCTACAGGTCTCTGAAAAATGAACGTTTTGAAAAAATCCGCCGGCTGATCATTCAGGAGGTTAAAAAAATATAG
- the gvpO gene encoding gas vesicle protein GvpO — MKINKVMDTVTDFFKENVNAPLRFTAIEKTDEGWYLQLEVIEEKEYMQKYARDQIVGLYEVTLDDEMEVTSFKRINMRSRSMAYEEEATS, encoded by the coding sequence ATGAAGATAAATAAGGTAATGGATACGGTAACCGACTTTTTCAAAGAAAATGTAAATGCCCCGCTTCGGTTTACCGCGATTGAAAAAACAGATGAAGGCTGGTATTTGCAACTGGAGGTTATTGAAGAAAAAGAATACATGCAAAAATATGCCCGGGACCAGATAGTCGGTCTTTATGAAGTAACCCTTGATGATGAAATGGAGGTAACATCTTTTAAAAGAATCAATATGCGCTCTAGAAGCATGGCATATGAAGAGGAGGCCACCAGTTAA
- the gvpA gene encoding gas vesicle structural protein GvpA, producing the protein MATAIKKSTDSSSLAEVVDRILDKGVVVDLYARVSLVGIELITVEARVVIASVDTWLRYADAVGLLRDEVMTESLEGSEEESENSQNRLNFS; encoded by the coding sequence ATGGCAACAGCAATTAAGAAAAGTACAGATTCTTCCAGTCTCGCTGAAGTAGTTGACCGTATTCTTGATAAAGGTGTTGTAGTTGACCTGTATGCGAGGGTTTCTCTTGTAGGTATCGAGCTGATTACAGTTGAAGCCAGAGTGGTTATCGCAAGTGTGGACACCTGGCTTCGATATGCAGATGCAGTTGGTCTGCTTCGTGATGAAGTGATGACTGAATCCCTCGAAGGTTCAGAAGAAGAAAGTGAAAACAGCCAGAACAGACTTAATTTCTCCTAA
- a CDS encoding type IA DNA topoisomerase — translation MKVIIAEKPSVAKNIADALKIKSKKDGYFEGEGYFITWAFGHLLQLYDAKDYDSKMTRWKMENFPFIPDHFQYKVKSDPRNRDRQDGGAAKQLRTIKSLIKKREVDGIISACDFDREGQIIGDTIIENINAGKRVYRLLLNEWTPNAILQGLAQLKSNEELLPLRNAGVSRQWADWVIGINLTSAATLKFQKGKGQALNIGRVLLPTLKIIYDRDKEIENFKPETFFKLAALFRTEDGKEYEGFYTEGKEDKFKTKEYLDNISGQLNGAPAIVDDKTTENKRELPPYLFNLSNLQGYITSKYKGWTSSKVLKTAQSLYEKKYITYPRTASNVLDDSLTGKAAKVLEVMKKGLPFEEEVRFRKSKRVFNSAKVDSHSAIMPTYLVPKSLSRDEAIVYEAVKNRFIMQFMPAAEHEETKILTKLRDADLKGFFVSKGRVQLTEGWKKVENIKSKEALLPSVNVNDEVETVKNKVSSHETKPPKPHTEKTLLKVMETCGRSYNEEDTTAEAMEAVLSGFSIGTPATRAETIKKLTDTGYISASGKNLQCTDLGMRLVETFPVKELFDLEFTGRLEKSLADIEKQRFDKERFLQMIYQFTKEAVQQIKTGEDVIIHEIASSKRSTEVLGKCPVCGHGVIEGFKGFGCSNWKNGCKFVVWKNDKFLATMRKKPTKTMVKQLLTKGSANVKGLTSKKGNKFNAILKYEKNPENDYFSWKMEFDKKF, via the coding sequence ATGAAAGTAATTATTGCGGAAAAACCGTCAGTTGCGAAAAACATTGCTGACGCCCTTAAGATAAAATCAAAAAAGGACGGATATTTTGAAGGGGAAGGGTATTTTATTACCTGGGCATTCGGCCATTTACTGCAGCTGTATGATGCTAAAGACTATGACTCTAAAATGACCCGCTGGAAAATGGAAAACTTTCCTTTCATTCCGGATCACTTTCAATATAAAGTGAAGTCTGATCCAAGAAACCGTGACAGGCAGGACGGCGGTGCAGCAAAACAGCTGCGTACAATCAAGAGCCTTATAAAGAAGCGGGAAGTGGACGGAATTATCTCTGCCTGTGATTTTGACAGAGAAGGCCAGATTATTGGCGATACAATTATTGAAAATATTAATGCAGGTAAAAGAGTATACAGGCTGCTCCTCAATGAATGGACACCTAATGCAATTTTACAAGGGCTGGCACAGCTCAAATCCAATGAGGAGCTTCTTCCCCTTCGTAATGCAGGGGTGAGCAGGCAGTGGGCGGACTGGGTGATAGGGATTAACCTCACCTCCGCGGCGACACTGAAGTTTCAGAAAGGAAAAGGCCAGGCTCTGAATATTGGCAGGGTTCTGCTGCCTACATTAAAGATTATTTATGACCGTGATAAAGAAATTGAAAACTTTAAGCCGGAAACGTTTTTTAAGCTTGCTGCTTTATTCAGAACAGAAGATGGAAAAGAGTATGAGGGTTTTTATACAGAGGGGAAAGAAGATAAATTTAAAACGAAGGAATATCTGGACAATATCTCCGGCCAGTTAAACGGTGCGCCGGCGATAGTTGACGATAAAACGACAGAGAACAAGCGGGAACTTCCGCCATACCTGTTTAATCTTTCAAACCTCCAGGGATATATAACAAGCAAATATAAAGGCTGGACGTCGAGCAAGGTGCTGAAGACGGCGCAGTCACTGTATGAAAAAAAGTATATAACTTATCCGAGAACTGCCAGTAATGTGCTTGATGACAGCCTGACAGGAAAAGCAGCGAAAGTACTTGAAGTAATGAAAAAAGGGCTTCCCTTTGAGGAAGAAGTCCGGTTCCGCAAGTCAAAGAGGGTTTTTAACTCCGCAAAGGTGGACAGCCACAGTGCAATTATGCCTACTTACCTTGTCCCTAAATCCCTCTCAAGAGATGAAGCAATCGTCTATGAAGCGGTAAAAAACCGGTTTATCATGCAGTTCATGCCTGCAGCGGAACATGAAGAGACAAAGATTTTAACCAAACTCCGTGATGCAGACCTGAAAGGATTCTTTGTCTCCAAAGGCAGGGTCCAGCTCACGGAAGGCTGGAAAAAAGTAGAGAACATTAAATCCAAAGAAGCTTTGCTCCCATCTGTCAATGTCAATGATGAGGTGGAAACTGTAAAAAATAAGGTGAGTTCCCATGAAACAAAACCGCCAAAACCCCATACGGAAAAAACATTGCTTAAAGTCATGGAAACTTGCGGCAGAAGCTATAACGAGGAAGATACTACCGCGGAAGCCATGGAAGCAGTACTCAGCGGATTCAGTATCGGCACTCCGGCCACAAGGGCAGAAACAATCAAAAAGCTTACTGATACTGGCTATATATCAGCTTCAGGAAAAAATCTTCAATGTACAGATTTAGGAATGCGCCTTGTGGAGACGTTTCCTGTAAAAGAGCTTTTCGACCTGGAGTTTACCGGCCGTCTTGAAAAATCACTTGCTGATATTGAAAAGCAAAGATTTGATAAAGAACGCTTTTTACAGATGATTTATCAATTTACAAAAGAAGCGGTACAGCAGATCAAGACCGGGGAAGACGTTATCATTCATGAAATTGCTTCAAGCAAGAGGAGCACAGAGGTATTAGGGAAATGTCCAGTATGCGGGCACGGGGTAATCGAAGGATTTAAAGGATTCGGTTGCAGCAACTGGAAAAACGGCTGCAAATTCGTTGTCTGGAAAAACGATAAATTCCTGGCAACAATGAGAAAGAAGCCGACTAAGACTATGGTGAAACAGCTTCTAACGAAGGGAAGCGCTAATGTTAAAGGGCTTACCAGCAAAAAGGGGAATAAATTTAACGCAATTCTTAAATACGAAAAAAATCCGGAAAATGATTATTTCAGCTGGAAAATGGAGTTCGACAAAAAGTTTTAA
- a CDS encoding MsnO8 family LLM class oxidoreductase → MDRINILDYSPIFEGSNARDALLHTKNLAQLADSLGYYRYWVAEHHQVFSVAGSTPEMLMMQLAASTSRIRIGSGGVMLPHYSAYKVAENFRMLEAFHPDRIDLGIGRSPSFRLVNKALNEAREKRLPYEQQVADLYKYLTDDTKEEHRFKDLAATPVTRRLTSRPRKGKCISVAVFLSLFGFSIYQPLLSQPRC, encoded by the coding sequence TTGGATCGGATAAATATACTTGATTACTCGCCAATTTTTGAAGGCTCAAATGCTCGTGACGCGTTACTTCATACAAAAAACTTAGCCCAGCTGGCAGACAGCCTGGGATACTACAGGTATTGGGTAGCAGAACACCACCAAGTCTTCTCTGTGGCAGGCAGTACTCCGGAAATGCTCATGATGCAACTGGCTGCTTCCACCAGCAGAATACGTATCGGCTCTGGAGGAGTTATGCTTCCCCATTACAGTGCTTATAAAGTTGCCGAGAATTTCCGTATGCTTGAAGCTTTTCATCCAGACAGAATTGATTTAGGGATAGGCAGATCCCCGAGTTTCCGTCTGGTAAATAAGGCATTAAATGAAGCGAGGGAAAAACGTTTACCGTACGAGCAGCAGGTAGCAGACCTGTATAAATACCTGACAGATGATACTAAAGAAGAGCATCGGTTTAAGGATCTGGCCGCCACCCCGGTGACGAGGAGGCTCACCAGCCGCCCGAGGAAAGGGAAGTGTATTTCCGTAGCGGTATTTTTATCCTTGTTCGGATTCTCAATCTATCAACCACTTTTGTCCCAGCCACGTTGTTAA
- a CDS encoding MtnX-like HAD-IB family phosphatase, whose translation MKWAFVSDFDGTISKKDFYWIIIEKYFPEGHELFNRWKDGEMKDIEFLSTVFASIFKEEEEIKQEILTIPIDEHVPSFIRRVQENGGDFYILSAGTDYYINHVLEKYGITGVEVFSNKGFFQEKNIHLDIDENHNHFSERYGIDKAKVIQSIKEKYDVVYFAGDSEPDSHAVPFADLTFAKDALIGLLKEKEAAPFFPVNDFKDIEDYLKRNGVLSS comes from the coding sequence ATGAAATGGGCGTTTGTCTCTGATTTTGACGGCACTATTTCCAAAAAAGATTTTTACTGGATTATTATTGAAAAATACTTTCCGGAAGGCCATGAACTTTTTAACAGATGGAAAGACGGTGAGATGAAGGACATTGAATTTTTGAGCACCGTTTTTGCCTCAATATTTAAAGAGGAAGAAGAAATCAAACAGGAAATCCTTACCATCCCCATAGACGAACATGTTCCTTCTTTTATCAGGCGTGTTCAGGAAAATGGCGGGGATTTTTATATATTAAGTGCCGGTACGGATTATTATATTAATCATGTTCTTGAAAAGTATGGCATCACAGGAGTGGAAGTTTTCTCAAATAAGGGCTTTTTCCAGGAGAAGAATATTCATCTTGATATAGATGAGAACCATAACCACTTTTCTGAAAGGTATGGCATCGATAAAGCAAAAGTTATCCAGTCCATTAAAGAGAAGTATGACGTTGTTTATTTCGCAGGCGACAGTGAACCTGATTCCCACGCTGTCCCTTTCGCAGATCTCACTTTTGCAAAGGATGCCTTGATCGGCCTTCTGAAAGAAAAGGAGGCGGCCCCTTTTTTCCCGGTAAACGATTTTAAAGATATAGAAGATTATCTAAAAAGAAATGGAGTGCTTTCCTCCTGA